One window of the Cotesia glomerata isolate CgM1 linkage group LG10, MPM_Cglom_v2.3, whole genome shotgun sequence genome contains the following:
- the LOC123273470 gene encoding trihelix transcription factor GT-3b-like isoform X1 — MFKCKYCTIEVSPENVAKHGCFINKSEIFIDDDNNFFYDEDDFAKDPRPEIGETTDDYEAYEILDESYLEEENEKPESLHFTGSIKKSSAMWTKDATLSLLSLYEANVEKLDHANKKTKLWNTISLGLKSIDLQYSSDQVKWKMNALLSKYKSCFDNNSRSGRDYQTFDYYDVIDEIMQKKNTKFTATSSVRSSNPLKSKNTPVTNLSPNNNSVNLNKIGKSAYKEKVNVSEDKLSSSPSTNSSKDKTNATPRGTGSKIARQKVALEQEWLKHLKMNEVKAKADAELREKYLIQKREQNELKKNYLRLRTEELEQKKELEMQKLKSKQRRHEDILDMMKSLRPNNAREQKKNAYDSD, encoded by the exons atgttcaaaTGTAAATATTGCACTATTGAAGTGAGCCCTGAAAATGTCGCGAAACACGGTtgctttataaataaaagtgagATATTCATAGATGATGACAACAATTTCTTCTACGACG aagatGACTTTGCAAAAGATCCAAGACCTGAGATTGGTGAAACTACTGATGATTATGAAGCTTATGAGATCCTTGACGAAA GTTATTTAGAAGAAGAAAACGAAAAGCCTGAAAGTCTTCATTTTACaggaagtataaaaaaatcaa GTGCAATGTGGACCAAAGATGCGACTTTATCACTATTGAGCTTATATGAAGCAAATGTCGAAAAATTGGACCATgctaataaaaaaacgaaattatGGAACACAATTTCACTTGGTTTGAAATCGATTGACTTACAG TATTCTTCAGATCAAGTAAAATGGAAGATGAACGCTCTTCTGTCTAAGTATAAATCATGTTTCGACAATAATTCGAGAAGCGGACGTGATTATCAAACCTTTGATTATTATGATGTTATTGATGagataatgcaaaaaaaaaatacaaaattcacAGCTACTTCTTCCGTTAGATCATCTAATCCATTGAAGTCTAAAAATACTCCGGTAACTAATTTATCTCCCAATAATAACTCTGTTAACCTGAATAAAATAGGAAAATCTGCTTACAAAGAGAAAGTAAATGTTAGCGAAGATAAATTATCTTCTTCGCCAAGTACAAACAGTTCAAAAGATAAGACAAATGCAACACCACGTGGGACTGGCTCGAAAATAGCAAGACAAAAAGTAGCTTTAGAACAAGAATGGCTTAAACATCTTAAAATGAATGAAGTGAAAGCAAAAGCAGATGCTGAACTtcgagaaaaatatttaattcaaaaaagaGAACAAaatgaacttaaaaaaaattacttacggTTACGAACCGAAGAATTGGAACAAAAGAAAGAACTAGAgatgcaaaaattaaaatcaaaacaaCGACGTCATGAAGATATTCTGGATATGATGAAATCACTACGTCCAAATAATGCAAGggaacaaaagaaaaatgcTTATGATTCTGATTAA
- the LOC123273470 gene encoding trihelix transcription factor GT-3b-like isoform X2 — MFKCKYCTIEVSPENVAKHGCFINKSEIFIDDDNNFFYDDDFAKDPRPEIGETTDDYEAYEILDESYLEEENEKPESLHFTGSIKKSSAMWTKDATLSLLSLYEANVEKLDHANKKTKLWNTISLGLKSIDLQYSSDQVKWKMNALLSKYKSCFDNNSRSGRDYQTFDYYDVIDEIMQKKNTKFTATSSVRSSNPLKSKNTPVTNLSPNNNSVNLNKIGKSAYKEKVNVSEDKLSSSPSTNSSKDKTNATPRGTGSKIARQKVALEQEWLKHLKMNEVKAKADAELREKYLIQKREQNELKKNYLRLRTEELEQKKELEMQKLKSKQRRHEDILDMMKSLRPNNAREQKKNAYDSD; from the exons atgttcaaaTGTAAATATTGCACTATTGAAGTGAGCCCTGAAAATGTCGCGAAACACGGTtgctttataaataaaagtgagATATTCATAGATGATGACAACAATTTCTTCTACGACG atGACTTTGCAAAAGATCCAAGACCTGAGATTGGTGAAACTACTGATGATTATGAAGCTTATGAGATCCTTGACGAAA GTTATTTAGAAGAAGAAAACGAAAAGCCTGAAAGTCTTCATTTTACaggaagtataaaaaaatcaa GTGCAATGTGGACCAAAGATGCGACTTTATCACTATTGAGCTTATATGAAGCAAATGTCGAAAAATTGGACCATgctaataaaaaaacgaaattatGGAACACAATTTCACTTGGTTTGAAATCGATTGACTTACAG TATTCTTCAGATCAAGTAAAATGGAAGATGAACGCTCTTCTGTCTAAGTATAAATCATGTTTCGACAATAATTCGAGAAGCGGACGTGATTATCAAACCTTTGATTATTATGATGTTATTGATGagataatgcaaaaaaaaaatacaaaattcacAGCTACTTCTTCCGTTAGATCATCTAATCCATTGAAGTCTAAAAATACTCCGGTAACTAATTTATCTCCCAATAATAACTCTGTTAACCTGAATAAAATAGGAAAATCTGCTTACAAAGAGAAAGTAAATGTTAGCGAAGATAAATTATCTTCTTCGCCAAGTACAAACAGTTCAAAAGATAAGACAAATGCAACACCACGTGGGACTGGCTCGAAAATAGCAAGACAAAAAGTAGCTTTAGAACAAGAATGGCTTAAACATCTTAAAATGAATGAAGTGAAAGCAAAAGCAGATGCTGAACTtcgagaaaaatatttaattcaaaaaagaGAACAAaatgaacttaaaaaaaattacttacggTTACGAACCGAAGAATTGGAACAAAAGAAAGAACTAGAgatgcaaaaattaaaatcaaaacaaCGACGTCATGAAGATATTCTGGATATGATGAAATCACTACGTCCAAATAATGCAAGggaacaaaagaaaaatgcTTATGATTCTGATTAA
- the LOC123273470 gene encoding trihelix transcription factor GT-3b-like isoform X4: MMTTISSTTMTLQKIQDLRLVKLLMIMKLMRSLTKKFCLLFIGYLEEENEKPESLHFTGSIKKSSAMWTKDATLSLLSLYEANVEKLDHANKKTKLWNTISLGLKSIDLQYSSDQVKWKMNALLSKYKSCFDNNSRSGRDYQTFDYYDVIDEIMQKKNTKFTATSSVRSSNPLKSKNTPVTNLSPNNNSVNLNKIGKSAYKEKVNVSEDKLSSSPSTNSSKDKTNATPRGTGSKIARQKVALEQEWLKHLKMNEVKAKADAELREKYLIQKREQNELKKNYLRLRTEELEQKKELEMQKLKSKQRRHEDILDMMKSLRPNNAREQKKNAYDSD, encoded by the exons ATGATGACAACAATTTCTTCTACGACG atGACTTTGCAAAAGATCCAAGACCTGAGATTGGTGAAACTACTGATGATTATGAAGCTTATGAGATCCTTGACGAAA AAATTTTGCTTATTGTTCATAGGTTATTTAGAAGAAGAAAACGAAAAGCCTGAAAGTCTTCATTTTACaggaagtataaaaaaatcaa GTGCAATGTGGACCAAAGATGCGACTTTATCACTATTGAGCTTATATGAAGCAAATGTCGAAAAATTGGACCATgctaataaaaaaacgaaattatGGAACACAATTTCACTTGGTTTGAAATCGATTGACTTACAG TATTCTTCAGATCAAGTAAAATGGAAGATGAACGCTCTTCTGTCTAAGTATAAATCATGTTTCGACAATAATTCGAGAAGCGGACGTGATTATCAAACCTTTGATTATTATGATGTTATTGATGagataatgcaaaaaaaaaatacaaaattcacAGCTACTTCTTCCGTTAGATCATCTAATCCATTGAAGTCTAAAAATACTCCGGTAACTAATTTATCTCCCAATAATAACTCTGTTAACCTGAATAAAATAGGAAAATCTGCTTACAAAGAGAAAGTAAATGTTAGCGAAGATAAATTATCTTCTTCGCCAAGTACAAACAGTTCAAAAGATAAGACAAATGCAACACCACGTGGGACTGGCTCGAAAATAGCAAGACAAAAAGTAGCTTTAGAACAAGAATGGCTTAAACATCTTAAAATGAATGAAGTGAAAGCAAAAGCAGATGCTGAACTtcgagaaaaatatttaattcaaaaaagaGAACAAaatgaacttaaaaaaaattacttacggTTACGAACCGAAGAATTGGAACAAAAGAAAGAACTAGAgatgcaaaaattaaaatcaaaacaaCGACGTCATGAAGATATTCTGGATATGATGAAATCACTACGTCCAAATAATGCAAGggaacaaaagaaaaatgcTTATGATTCTGATTAA
- the LOC123273470 gene encoding trihelix transcription factor GT-3b-like isoform X3, translating to MMTTISSTTKMTLQKIQDLRLVKLLMIMKLMRSLTKKFCLLFIGYLEEENEKPESLHFTGSIKKSSAMWTKDATLSLLSLYEANVEKLDHANKKTKLWNTISLGLKSIDLQYSSDQVKWKMNALLSKYKSCFDNNSRSGRDYQTFDYYDVIDEIMQKKNTKFTATSSVRSSNPLKSKNTPVTNLSPNNNSVNLNKIGKSAYKEKVNVSEDKLSSSPSTNSSKDKTNATPRGTGSKIARQKVALEQEWLKHLKMNEVKAKADAELREKYLIQKREQNELKKNYLRLRTEELEQKKELEMQKLKSKQRRHEDILDMMKSLRPNNAREQKKNAYDSD from the exons ATGATGACAACAATTTCTTCTACGACG aagatGACTTTGCAAAAGATCCAAGACCTGAGATTGGTGAAACTACTGATGATTATGAAGCTTATGAGATCCTTGACGAAA AAATTTTGCTTATTGTTCATAGGTTATTTAGAAGAAGAAAACGAAAAGCCTGAAAGTCTTCATTTTACaggaagtataaaaaaatcaa GTGCAATGTGGACCAAAGATGCGACTTTATCACTATTGAGCTTATATGAAGCAAATGTCGAAAAATTGGACCATgctaataaaaaaacgaaattatGGAACACAATTTCACTTGGTTTGAAATCGATTGACTTACAG TATTCTTCAGATCAAGTAAAATGGAAGATGAACGCTCTTCTGTCTAAGTATAAATCATGTTTCGACAATAATTCGAGAAGCGGACGTGATTATCAAACCTTTGATTATTATGATGTTATTGATGagataatgcaaaaaaaaaatacaaaattcacAGCTACTTCTTCCGTTAGATCATCTAATCCATTGAAGTCTAAAAATACTCCGGTAACTAATTTATCTCCCAATAATAACTCTGTTAACCTGAATAAAATAGGAAAATCTGCTTACAAAGAGAAAGTAAATGTTAGCGAAGATAAATTATCTTCTTCGCCAAGTACAAACAGTTCAAAAGATAAGACAAATGCAACACCACGTGGGACTGGCTCGAAAATAGCAAGACAAAAAGTAGCTTTAGAACAAGAATGGCTTAAACATCTTAAAATGAATGAAGTGAAAGCAAAAGCAGATGCTGAACTtcgagaaaaatatttaattcaaaaaagaGAACAAaatgaacttaaaaaaaattacttacggTTACGAACCGAAGAATTGGAACAAAAGAAAGAACTAGAgatgcaaaaattaaaatcaaaacaaCGACGTCATGAAGATATTCTGGATATGATGAAATCACTACGTCCAAATAATGCAAGggaacaaaagaaaaatgcTTATGATTCTGATTAA
- the LOC123273471 gene encoding protein Mo25 has product MPLFGKSQKSPAEVVKALKEAVNALERGDKKVEKAQEDVSKNLVHIKNMLYGTAETEPQADIVVAQLAQELYNSNLLLLLVQNLSRIDFEGKKDVAQVFNNILRRQIGTRSPTVEYICTKPEILFTLMSGYEHQDIALNCGTMLRECARYEALAKIMIYSDDFYNFFRYVEVSTFDIASDAFSTFKELLTRHKILSAEFLEANYDKIFSHYQRLLNSENYVTRRQSLKLLGELLLDRHNFTVMTQYISNPDNLKLMMNMLKEKSRNIQFEAFHVFKVFVANPNKPKPILDILLRNQEKLIEFLTRFHTDRSEDEQFNDEKAYLIKQIKELKSVHEN; this is encoded by the exons ATGCCGCTCTTTGGAAAATCCCAAAAAAGTCCTGCTGAAGTTGTGAAGGCTTTGAAGGAAGCCGTCAATGCTCTTGAACGTGGagataaaaaagttgaaaag gCGCAAGAAGATGTAAGCAAAAATCTGGTTCACATTAAAAATATGCTGTACGGTACTGCTGAAACAGAGCCTCAAGCTGATATTGTTGTAGCACAACTTGCACAAGAATTGTACAACAGTAATTTATTGCTCTTACTTGTACAAAATTTAAGTCGCATTGATTTTGag ggCAAGAAAGATGTTGCTCAagtattcaataatattttacgaAGACAAATCGGCACCAGATCACCAACAGTCGAGTATATTTGTACGAAACCTGAGATACTGTTTACACTTATGTCtgg atatgaGCATCAAGATATAGCATTAAACTGCGGTACAATGTTGAGAGAGTGTGCACGATATGAAGCATTGgctaaaataatgatttattccgatgatttttataatttttttagatatgtCGAAGTATCTACATTCGATATTGCATCAGATGCCTTTTCTACTTttaag gAATTATTAACGAGGCACAAAATATTGAGTGCTGAATTTTTAGAAGccaattatgacaaaattttttcacattatCAAAGGCTATTGAATTCCGAAAACTACGTAACTCGCCGACAGAGTTTAAAACTTCTTGGTGAATTGTTATTGGACAGACACAATTttact gtCATGACCCAGTATATATCAAATCCAGATAATTTAAAGCTTATGATGAACATGTTGAAAGAAAAATCACGTAATATACAATTTGAGGCCTTCCACGTATTCAag GTATTCGTTGCTAATCCAAATAAACCGAAGCCAATATTGGACATTTTACTACGTAATcaggaaaaattaattgaatttttaacgcGCTTCCACACCGATCGATCAGAGGATGAACAGTTTAACGATGAAAAGGCATATTTGATTAAGCAGATTAAAGAGCTAAAGTCtgtacatgaaaattaa